Proteins found in one Verrucomicrobiota bacterium genomic segment:
- a CDS encoding AMP nucleosidase: MVTKKGIVDNWLPRYTGVPVVKFGEYILLTNFDDYLKKFARWHRVKIAGKDKPMPSATSDNITMINFGMGSANAASIMDLLIAIKPRGVLFLGKCGSLKSDMPVGSLLLPIAAIRGEGTSNDYFPPEVPALPAFELQRATSEAIRDHNKDYYTGVVYTTNRRVWEHDQEYKEYLTKIRCNAIEMETATIFSVGFYNHIPTGALLLVSDEPMIPEGIKTEESDEMVSQHFTSTHVKIGIEALKQLSESKASVKHLIF, encoded by the coding sequence ATGGTAACCAAAAAAGGTATAGTTGATAACTGGCTGCCTCGATACACGGGCGTCCCTGTTGTTAAGTTTGGGGAATATATTTTGCTAACCAACTTTGACGACTATTTGAAAAAATTTGCTCGTTGGCATCGCGTCAAAATAGCGGGAAAAGATAAGCCAATGCCGTCGGCGACATCCGACAACATTACAATGATTAATTTCGGAATGGGAAGCGCAAATGCCGCTTCGATCATGGACTTACTCATAGCGATTAAGCCGAGGGGTGTACTCTTTCTTGGAAAATGTGGGAGTTTGAAATCCGATATGCCAGTGGGATCGTTGCTTTTGCCGATAGCAGCTATTCGTGGAGAAGGAACTTCGAACGATTATTTTCCCCCGGAAGTTCCCGCATTGCCGGCATTCGAACTACAACGGGCTACTTCCGAAGCCATTCGTGATCACAATAAGGATTATTACACTGGCGTCGTCTACACAACCAACCGACGAGTGTGGGAACATGATCAAGAATATAAGGAGTACCTTACCAAAATCCGCTGCAACGCCATCGAGATGGAGACAGCAACCATTTTCTCGGTTGGGTTTTACAATCATATACCGACTGGAGCCCTGCTACTGGTATCAGACGAACCCATGATACCGGAAGGCATCAAGACGGAAGAAAGTGATGAGATGGTTAGTCAACATTTCACCAGCACCCATGTAAAAATCGGGATCGAAGCACTCAAGCAATTATCCGAAAGTAAAGCCTCCGTTAAGCACCTGATTTTTTAG
- the lipA gene encoding lipoyl synthase, with protein sequence MLKKPKWLRAKLPAGPEYQAVNELVETNKLHTVCKSAQCPNMGECWTRGTATLMILGNICTRSCGFCAIQTGRPTELDIGEPARVADAVAKMGLKHAVITSVARDDLKDGGASVWAATIRAIRHRNPHTAVEVLIPDFRGSNQHLDIVLEAKPDILNHNVETVERLQRPVRKTANYQQSLNVLRHAKGKSFTTKSGIMLGLGETKEEIETCLRDMRNAGIDIITIGQYLQPTPKHLPLERWVTPDEFEHWKSFGLEIGFGVVESAPLVRSSYHAEEQSDRYAPRTSAARSA encoded by the coding sequence ATGTTAAAGAAGCCAAAATGGCTGAGAGCCAAATTGCCTGCCGGTCCCGAGTATCAGGCGGTTAACGAGCTGGTTGAAACCAACAAGTTGCACACCGTTTGCAAAAGTGCTCAATGCCCAAACATGGGTGAATGTTGGACACGCGGTACTGCGACATTGATGATCCTGGGTAACATCTGCACGCGATCCTGCGGTTTCTGCGCTATCCAGACAGGTCGGCCAACAGAGCTCGATATCGGTGAACCAGCACGGGTTGCCGATGCGGTGGCGAAAATGGGATTGAAACACGCGGTCATTACATCGGTCGCACGCGATGATTTAAAGGATGGAGGCGCATCCGTCTGGGCAGCCACGATTCGAGCAATCCGACACCGGAATCCACACACGGCTGTGGAAGTTCTTATCCCCGATTTCCGGGGAAGTAATCAGCACCTTGACATTGTTCTAGAAGCCAAGCCGGACATTCTGAATCACAATGTGGAAACGGTTGAACGCCTCCAACGACCAGTTCGTAAAACGGCAAACTACCAGCAGTCCCTGAATGTGTTACGTCATGCCAAAGGAAAAAGCTTCACAACCAAATCCGGAATCATGTTGGGGCTCGGTGAGACGAAGGAGGAAATCGAAACCTGCCTGCGCGATATGCGTAATGCCGGTATCGATATAATAACCATTGGACAATATCTACAGCCTACTCCGAAGCATTTGCCTTTGGAGCGCTGGGTGACACCGGATGAGTTTGAGCATTGGAAATCATTCGGCCTGGAGATTGGATTTGGAGTGGTGGAATCGGCACCGCTCGTACGCAGTTCATATCATGCGGAAGAACAATCTGACCGTTACGCGCCAAGAACCTCTGCAGCGAGGTCTGCTTAG
- the lipB gene encoding lipoyl(octanoyl) transferase LipB — translation MQQSEQAQQLFPFQVEDWGNTEYEAAFEKQKAYVRDRVDGKREDTLIYTEHLPVFTMGLRRGAETHLIWDEAALSEKGISVYKSNRGGDITYHGPGQLTCYPVIHLEKLRDLHAYLRIMEDMLIQIVSHFGLIADRREGKTGIWIEERKIAAIGVAVKSWVTYHGFALNVNNDLDPFSGIVPCGIVDGTVTSLKKELGFPVDMNDVKAVVSQVFLDNFKNYLT, via the coding sequence ATGCAGCAATCAGAACAGGCGCAACAACTATTTCCTTTCCAGGTAGAAGATTGGGGGAATACCGAATACGAAGCGGCTTTTGAAAAACAGAAAGCTTATGTGCGCGATCGCGTAGACGGGAAACGCGAAGACACACTCATATACACCGAGCACCTGCCGGTTTTCACCATGGGCCTTAGGCGAGGGGCAGAAACGCATTTAATCTGGGATGAAGCTGCTTTGAGCGAGAAAGGGATTTCGGTTTATAAGTCAAACCGTGGAGGAGACATCACCTACCATGGTCCCGGTCAATTGACCTGCTATCCCGTTATCCACTTGGAAAAACTCCGAGATCTGCACGCCTACCTTAGAATCATGGAAGACATGCTGATTCAGATTGTTTCACACTTCGGACTCATAGCGGATCGCCGCGAAGGGAAGACGGGGATCTGGATCGAAGAACGCAAGATCGCTGCCATCGGTGTCGCGGTAAAGTCCTGGGTGACCTATCATGGCTTCGCCCTGAACGTGAACAACGATTTGGACCCATTTTCCGGAATTGTGCCTTGTGGCATCGTCGACGGGACGGTGACGTCGCTTAAAAAAGAACTCGGTTTTCCCGTTGATATGAATGATGTGAAAGCCGTAGTGTCCCAAGTTTTCCTGGATAATTTTAAAAATTACCTGACTTAA
- a CDS encoding Na(+)/H(+) antiporter subunit D, with protein MILPPQFIFLIGALLIPLFKGRLRTGYMLLLPVLAFFSYLKLEEGIYWTYSILDFDLALVRADPMSLMFLNIFIIATFIAVIYNSHEKGTMEHFSGLLYAGSGVGVVMAGDLITFFIFWELLTVGAAFLLLVRRTAKSVGAAMRYLLVHVVGGLILFAGIVLYIKETGSTNIAFNEIGLDNTASFLIFLGFGVNCGWPIIHAWITDTYPESTVGGIVFMATFTTKAAVYALMRGFPGEEVLIWIGTAMAAFPIFYAVIENDLRRVLAYSMINQVGFMVVGIGIGTYLSMNGSAAHVYADILFKGLLFMSVGAVLYRTGKSKCTELGGLFKSMPFTAICCIIGAASISAVPLFSGFATKSMIMAEAAGEHYVWVWLVLLFASAGVVEHAGIKIPFFAFFSHDSGLKVEEAPMNMRIAMGLAAVGCLAIGFFPEQTLYRILPFDAHYEVFTLAHVIGQCLLLLFACLAFALLMLGGFYPAEMRAINIDSDWFYRKGGKWIYTICDRSLNGVNAAVHKVFMGGIVNSVCRFATEGPARIFICLLTPYWTIKGNNAEQQEALKNTVRLNIEKGALPIGITACLSVIVLALLFFF; from the coding sequence ATGATACTACCTCCGCAGTTCATTTTCCTTATCGGTGCGCTATTAATTCCGCTCTTCAAAGGCCGTTTAAGGACCGGGTATATGCTATTGCTACCGGTATTGGCATTCTTCAGTTACCTGAAGCTGGAGGAAGGCATTTACTGGACTTACTCGATCCTCGATTTTGACCTGGCTCTGGTTCGCGCGGATCCGATGAGCCTGATGTTTCTAAACATCTTCATAATCGCTACCTTTATTGCGGTCATTTACAATAGCCATGAAAAGGGTACCATGGAGCATTTTTCCGGCCTGCTGTATGCCGGAAGTGGTGTCGGAGTCGTCATGGCCGGCGACCTGATTACCTTTTTTATCTTTTGGGAACTACTCACTGTTGGCGCGGCTTTTCTCTTGCTTGTTCGGCGCACTGCAAAATCCGTTGGAGCAGCCATGCGGTACTTACTCGTTCACGTGGTCGGCGGGTTGATCCTCTTTGCTGGTATTGTATTGTATATTAAGGAGACGGGCAGCACAAACATCGCGTTCAATGAAATTGGTTTAGACAATACTGCGAGCTTCCTGATCTTTTTGGGATTCGGAGTAAATTGCGGTTGGCCAATCATCCACGCGTGGATAACGGACACCTATCCCGAATCGACCGTGGGCGGGATTGTCTTCATGGCTACCTTTACCACCAAGGCTGCGGTGTATGCCTTGATGAGAGGTTTTCCAGGAGAAGAGGTTCTGATCTGGATCGGAACTGCAATGGCCGCTTTCCCCATTTTCTATGCGGTAATTGAAAACGACCTGCGCCGAGTATTGGCCTACAGTATGATCAACCAAGTGGGATTTATGGTGGTCGGAATAGGGATCGGAACCTATCTTTCGATGAACGGATCAGCCGCCCACGTTTACGCCGATATTTTATTTAAAGGTCTCTTATTTATGTCTGTCGGCGCCGTTTTATACCGGACCGGCAAATCAAAATGTACAGAGCTGGGTGGACTTTTCAAAAGTATGCCTTTTACGGCGATCTGTTGCATCATTGGCGCGGCATCCATTTCCGCAGTTCCTCTCTTTAGTGGATTCGCCACTAAATCAATGATCATGGCTGAGGCCGCCGGTGAGCATTACGTCTGGGTATGGCTGGTCCTGCTTTTTGCATCAGCAGGCGTGGTCGAGCATGCCGGAATCAAGATTCCCTTCTTCGCATTCTTCTCCCACGATTCCGGACTAAAGGTAGAAGAGGCCCCGATGAACATGCGCATCGCTATGGGTCTCGCCGCAGTCGGATGTCTTGCAATTGGATTTTTCCCTGAACAGACCCTTTATAGAATACTGCCTTTCGACGCACACTACGAAGTTTTCACCCTTGCCCACGTTATAGGACAATGCTTGCTGCTCCTGTTCGCCTGCCTCGCATTTGCCCTGCTTATGTTAGGAGGCTTCTACCCGGCGGAGATGCGGGCGATCAATATCGATAGCGACTGGTTCTACCGCAAAGGCGGAAAATGGATCTACACAATTTGTGATCGCAGTCTCAATGGAGTAAACGCTGCAGTACACAAAGTGTTTATGGGAGGAATAGTGAACAGTGTTTGTCGATTTGCCACCGAAGGCCCAGCCAGAATTTTCATATGTCTGCTCACTCCTTATTGGACTATCAAAGGCAACAACGCCGAACAACAGGAAGCACTCAAAAATACAGTTAGGTTGAACATCGAAAAAGGTGCTCTTCCAATTGGCATCACCGCCTGCCTATCTGTCATCGTGTTAGCTTTGTTGTTCTTCTTCTAG
- a CDS encoding monovalent cation/H+ antiporter subunit D family protein, whose translation MTPDTIISFKPVLVCLVSLLAVIPIVLLGKKPNLREGATFAAGFIKFGLVVSMLPAILAGTKIEFTIWQILPRLSIAFRVDQFGMLFALVASSLWIITSLYAIGYMRGLKEHSQTRFYSFFAVSLSATLGVAFSANLFTLYLFYEMLSLATYPLVTHHQDKEARTGGRTYLTYLLTTSIGFVLPALIFIFLKTDGGMDFIGGGFLRDHIGATEGLVLVLLLTFGFAKAGLMPFHSWLPGAMVAPTPVSALLHAVAVVKVGVFCIIRVYSGVFGLDFMADLDLGVIITWIAAFTVVTSSLIALSQDNLKRRLAFSTIGQLSYIILGMALLNGNGATGSMMHIAMHAFGKITLFFCAGAIFEATGKKYISQMVGIGKRMPITMAAFFIGSLSVVGIPLAGGFWSKFYLLQGTVADGQYIMLVVLLVSSLLNAAYFFPISFRAFFCKADDSLFEDKVDEAHPCAVIALSLTALATMVLFVYPEPFFSLADAAAQEFLNF comes from the coding sequence ATGACTCCCGACACCATCATCAGTTTTAAACCCGTCCTGGTATGCCTTGTTTCCCTGCTGGCGGTGATACCTATTGTTTTGCTCGGCAAAAAGCCAAACCTTAGAGAAGGAGCCACGTTCGCCGCCGGGTTTATTAAGTTTGGCCTGGTGGTTTCGATGCTACCGGCAATACTTGCCGGAACGAAGATTGAGTTTACGATTTGGCAAATCCTGCCACGGCTTTCGATTGCATTCCGGGTAGATCAATTCGGGATGCTCTTTGCCCTGGTGGCATCCTCGCTTTGGATAATCACCTCCTTGTACGCGATCGGTTACATGCGAGGGCTGAAGGAACATTCACAAACCCGGTTCTACTCATTCTTTGCGGTATCTCTATCCGCAACCTTGGGCGTAGCATTTTCGGCCAACCTGTTTACACTGTATCTGTTCTACGAAATGCTTTCCCTCGCAACCTATCCCCTGGTAACGCACCACCAGGATAAGGAAGCCAGGACCGGCGGTCGCACTTATCTGACCTATTTACTGACGACATCGATTGGTTTTGTGTTGCCCGCTCTGATTTTTATTTTCCTGAAAACAGACGGCGGTATGGATTTCATCGGAGGCGGATTCCTTAGAGATCACATAGGAGCAACTGAAGGACTTGTTCTTGTGCTTCTGCTAACCTTTGGATTCGCAAAGGCAGGCCTCATGCCATTCCACTCCTGGCTACCTGGAGCGATGGTGGCCCCTACCCCGGTGAGTGCGCTCTTGCATGCCGTTGCCGTCGTGAAGGTGGGCGTCTTTTGTATCATTCGCGTTTACTCAGGAGTTTTCGGACTCGATTTCATGGCGGATCTGGATCTCGGGGTAATCATCACCTGGATCGCTGCCTTCACAGTCGTCACCTCCTCCCTGATCGCACTATCCCAGGACAACCTGAAACGCCGCCTGGCATTTTCCACGATTGGTCAACTTTCCTACATCATTCTGGGCATGGCATTGCTCAATGGGAACGGAGCGACCGGAAGTATGATGCACATCGCCATGCACGCTTTCGGAAAAATCACTTTGTTCTTCTGTGCAGGAGCCATTTTCGAAGCAACGGGCAAAAAATACATCAGCCAGATGGTCGGAATCGGCAAACGAATGCCGATAACGATGGCGGCATTCTTCATCGGTTCGTTAAGTGTGGTGGGTATCCCGCTGGCCGGAGGCTTCTGGAGTAAGTTTTATCTGCTGCAAGGAACGGTAGCCGATGGACAGTATATTATGTTGGTCGTTCTACTCGTAAGCTCACTGCTCAACGCGGCCTACTTTTTCCCTATCTCGTTTAGGGCATTCTTCTGCAAAGCGGACGATTCTCTGTTCGAAGACAAAGTGGATGAAGCTCACCCATGTGCCGTAATAGCTTTGTCCCTAACCGCATTGGCGACCATGGTGTTGTTCGTCTATCCTGAACCATTTTTCTCGCTCGCCGACGCCGCAGCGCAAGAGTTTCTAAACTTTTAA